In one Anaerolineales bacterium genomic region, the following are encoded:
- a CDS encoding TRAM domain-containing protein: protein MSVELPVRIFGAIMFGIGGTYLGTHLAELAGDDPYLWAGVFTMVGALVGLIVTPYITTRPIRSLRAMIAQVSARSLLSALIGLIIGLIIAALISFPLSLLPEPFSQIFPFVGALVFGYFGVTIFVMRKDDLFNMVGNRFSFGGSGDSSWPVDRNILLDTSVIIDGRVADIARTGFLFGSMLVPSFVLNELQHIADSSDSLRRQRGRRGLDILNQLQKDDSISFRITDLDVEGVRSVDDKLVILAKQLRCPVLTNDYNLNRVAELQGVLVLNINELANAVKAVFLPGETIDVQVIQEGKEVDQGVGYLEDGTMVVVENGKEYIGEIIPVVVTKVLQTAAGRMIFSKPSSSNNNAHTMDTE from the coding sequence ATGAGTGTTGAATTACCGGTTCGTATTTTCGGCGCAATTATGTTTGGCATAGGCGGCACCTACCTGGGCACCCATCTGGCTGAGTTGGCGGGTGACGATCCGTATCTTTGGGCTGGCGTCTTCACGATGGTAGGCGCCCTGGTGGGATTGATAGTCACACCATACATTACGACTCGTCCGATTCGATCGCTGCGTGCCATGATTGCGCAGGTATCTGCCAGAAGCTTGCTTTCGGCGTTGATCGGTTTAATCATCGGTTTGATCATCGCGGCACTTATTTCGTTTCCCCTTTCTTTATTGCCCGAGCCGTTCAGCCAGATATTCCCCTTCGTCGGTGCATTGGTTTTCGGCTACTTTGGCGTGACGATTTTCGTGATGCGTAAAGACGACCTCTTTAACATGGTTGGTAACCGTTTCTCCTTTGGTGGAAGCGGTGATTCGAGCTGGCCGGTCGACCGGAACATCTTGCTGGACACGAGCGTAATTATCGATGGCCGTGTGGCCGATATTGCCCGCACGGGTTTCTTGTTCGGCTCGATGCTGGTTCCTTCATTCGTGCTGAATGAACTGCAGCATATTGCCGATTCATCGGACAGCCTTCGCAGGCAGCGCGGACGGCGGGGTTTGGATATTCTCAATCAATTACAGAAGGATGACAGCATCTCGTTCCGTATAACGGATCTGGATGTAGAGGGCGTTCGTTCTGTGGACGACAAGTTGGTGATCCTCGCCAAACAGCTTCGCTGTCCGGTTCTGACCAACGATTACAATCTTAATCGTGTTGCCGAATTGCAGGGAGTGCTCGTTTTAAACATCAATGAACTGGCCAATGCCGTAAAAGCGGTGTTTCTGCCCGGCGAGACTATCGATGTACAGGTCATTCAAGAGGGTAAAGAAGTCGACCAGGGCGTCGGTTATCTCGAAGACGGGACGATGGTGGTCGTGGAGAACGGCAAAGAGTATATTGGTGAAATCATTCCGGTGGTTGTTACGAAGGTGCTGCAAACGGCTGCAGGACGTATGATCTTTTCAAAACCCAGCAGCTCGAACAACAACGCCCACACAATGGATACGGAGTAA
- a CDS encoding 2Fe-2S iron-sulfur cluster-binding protein, which produces MPDTIQLTIDGIEVHAEPGATLLEAARSAGIEIPVLCYFAHTTANGLCRLCVVEIEGARGLSAACVTAARAGAVVHTQSENVRRARRTILEMLASTVDLSESPQVLQMLEEYGANLQRFQGGMQRKPELIDDNPVYIRDYAKCVLCWRCVQVCAADAQYTYAINFGGRGFQTSIATFFEDPMPQTVCVFCGQCVGVCPTGALKSKREYILEQGVAPEDVFAVTHMQGQGKHSIRGPHLGGGGGYD; this is translated from the coding sequence GTGCCGGACACTATTCAACTGACCATAGATGGAATAGAAGTGCATGCGGAACCCGGTGCAACGCTGCTGGAAGCAGCCCGTTCGGCGGGTATTGAGATACCCGTCCTGTGCTACTTCGCGCACACCACTGCCAACGGCTTGTGCCGACTTTGCGTCGTGGAAATCGAAGGAGCCCGAGGATTGTCTGCCGCGTGCGTGACAGCCGCGCGAGCGGGAGCGGTAGTACATACCCAATCCGAGAACGTACGCCGGGCGCGGCGGACGATCCTGGAAATGCTGGCCTCCACGGTCGATCTGTCGGAAAGCCCTCAAGTGCTCCAGATGCTGGAAGAATACGGCGCAAACCTGCAGCGATTCCAGGGCGGCATGCAGCGCAAACCCGAGTTGATCGACGATAATCCGGTTTACATTCGCGATTATGCAAAGTGTGTGCTTTGTTGGCGTTGCGTGCAGGTATGTGCGGCTGACGCACAATACACCTACGCCATCAACTTTGGCGGGCGCGGATTTCAAACATCGATCGCCACGTTTTTCGAAGATCCGATGCCCCAAACCGTTTGCGTTTTCTGTGGCCAGTGTGTCGGCGTGTGTCCCACGGGCGCTTTGAAATCCAAACGTGAATATATCCTCGAACAAGGGGTGGCGCCGGAGGATGTGTTTGCGGTAACCCACATGCAAGGGCAAGGGAAACACTCAATACGAGGACCGCATCTGGGTGGTGGAGGTGGCTATGATTGA
- the rlmB gene encoding 23S rRNA (guanosine(2251)-2'-O)-methyltransferase RlmB, whose translation MTGRAEWVFGRIPIYEVLRAQKRKVITISVANDAQEKGALASVISLARQSKIPVNRVPKSELDTIHSHHQGIVAQVEAYPYATLHDVLNQAIIKEEPPCLLILDALKDPQNVGAILRTAEAVGVHGVILPHRRTASITPAVVKASAGASEHLLVARANLSQAIDLLKQSDIWIMGLENSMDAIPIAEADLRRGLALVVGSEQQGMRSLVRKSCDYLIKIPMRGEVESLNASVATAVALYMIMQKRAIFD comes from the coding sequence ATGACGGGTAGGGCCGAATGGGTATTCGGACGCATTCCGATTTATGAAGTACTGCGGGCACAGAAGCGCAAGGTAATTACGATCAGCGTGGCAAATGATGCTCAGGAAAAAGGAGCGTTGGCTTCTGTCATTTCGCTGGCGCGGCAATCGAAAATCCCTGTGAATCGGGTGCCGAAGTCAGAACTCGATACGATTCACAGCCATCATCAGGGCATCGTCGCCCAAGTCGAGGCGTATCCTTATGCGACGCTGCACGACGTCCTCAACCAGGCGATCATAAAAGAAGAACCCCCTTGCTTGTTGATCCTCGACGCGCTCAAAGACCCTCAAAATGTGGGTGCGATATTACGGACCGCCGAGGCGGTCGGTGTGCACGGTGTGATTCTTCCCCACCGCCGGACGGCGAGCATCACGCCGGCCGTCGTAAAAGCATCAGCGGGCGCCAGCGAACATCTGTTGGTAGCCAGGGCGAATTTGTCCCAGGCAATCGACCTGTTGAAACAGTCGGATATATGGATCATGGGTTTGGAAAACAGCATGGATGCGATACCGATAGCAGAAGCCGACTTGCGGCGCGGTTTGGCGTTGGTGGTCGGCAGCGAGCAGCAGGGTATGCGATCTTTGGTGCGTAAAAGCTGTGATTATCTGATAAAAATTCCGATGCGCGGGGAAGTGGAGAGCCTTAATGCATCTGTCGCAACGGCGGTGGCGTTGTACATGATTATGCAAAAGCGTGCAATTTTTGATTAA
- the fdhF gene encoding formate dehydrogenase subunit alpha yields the protein MIEADRIVHSTCPYCGVGCQIDLHVKDDLVFRVEGRFDNLVNFGNLCVKGRFGYDFIHAPDRLVHPLLRENRETGFNSTTWGRALKVVSSRLREIRDESGPDSIAVLTSAKCTNEENYLLQKFARAVIGTNNVDHCARLUHSSSVAGLATTLGSGAMTNSISDIADAEVLLVIGSNTSESHPVLSLQMKKAVRQRGSKLILIDPRRIEMSQFAHLHLRQWPGSDVAIVNAMAHVILRDGLENRAFIEDRTENFKAFEAIVRDWPPERAEKISGVPAGQIVEAAHLYARSRASSIFWAMGITQHTTGTDNVKSLANLALLCGHVGRPGTGLNPLRGQNNVQGACDMGGLVNVFPGYQQVANETARRKFADGWGVEYAQLNPKPGLTVTEMMDAALEGEVRAFYIMGENPMLSDPNLTHVGEALRAAEFVVVQDIFLNETAELADVVLPGVSFAEKSGTFTNTERRVQLIRPAIEPRGEGRADWQIITDVANQLDAEWSYHHPSQIFTEMTGLTPQYGGMSHERLAREGGLQWPCPDEDHPGTPILHAGKFVRGKGLFSAVDYIEPAELPDEDFPFVLSTGRVLFHWHGGTLSRRSPGLDRLAPQAEVEIHPDDAEKLGIVNGQVVQVTSRRGRISASARITRRSPPGVVFMTFHYAESAANILTPTHIDPVAKIPEYKFSTVRVEPVGVPEKG from the coding sequence ATGATTGAAGCGGATCGCATCGTTCACAGCACCTGCCCCTATTGTGGGGTCGGCTGCCAGATCGACTTGCACGTAAAAGACGACCTGGTTTTTCGAGTGGAAGGTCGCTTCGACAATCTCGTCAATTTTGGTAATTTGTGCGTGAAGGGACGTTTCGGGTACGACTTCATCCACGCGCCCGATCGACTCGTTCATCCGCTGCTGCGTGAAAACCGGGAAACGGGATTCAATTCGACGACGTGGGGACGAGCGTTGAAGGTGGTCTCTTCACGCCTGCGAGAAATTCGTGACGAGAGCGGCCCGGACAGCATTGCCGTGCTGACCTCAGCGAAGTGCACGAACGAGGAAAACTATTTACTGCAAAAATTTGCCCGGGCAGTGATCGGGACGAACAACGTCGATCACTGCGCCCGGCTTTGACACTCCAGCAGCGTGGCCGGTCTGGCCACTACGTTGGGGTCCGGTGCGATGACCAACTCGATTAGCGACATCGCGGACGCGGAAGTGCTGCTGGTTATCGGGAGCAATACCAGCGAATCGCATCCGGTGCTCAGCCTGCAGATGAAAAAGGCGGTCCGCCAACGCGGAAGTAAGTTGATCCTCATCGACCCTCGACGGATCGAGATGTCGCAGTTTGCACACCTGCACCTTCGCCAATGGCCGGGTTCCGACGTGGCCATCGTCAACGCCATGGCCCACGTCATCCTGCGCGACGGTTTGGAGAATCGAGCGTTCATCGAAGATCGAACGGAAAATTTCAAAGCGTTCGAGGCGATCGTACGCGATTGGCCGCCCGAGCGGGCTGAGAAAATCTCTGGTGTACCCGCGGGTCAGATTGTCGAAGCCGCGCATCTATATGCCAGATCGCGGGCTTCGTCAATATTTTGGGCGATGGGGATTACGCAGCACACGACCGGTACGGATAACGTGAAGTCTCTCGCGAACCTTGCGCTCTTATGCGGACACGTCGGCCGCCCGGGGACGGGCCTCAATCCACTGCGAGGGCAAAACAACGTTCAGGGTGCCTGTGATATGGGCGGTTTGGTCAACGTCTTTCCTGGTTACCAGCAAGTGGCCAACGAAACGGCACGGCGGAAATTTGCCGATGGTTGGGGCGTGGAATACGCACAATTAAACCCGAAGCCGGGATTGACGGTGACGGAGATGATGGACGCTGCGCTTGAAGGAGAAGTGCGTGCGTTCTATATCATGGGCGAGAATCCCATGCTCTCCGATCCCAATCTCACGCATGTGGGAGAGGCGCTTAGAGCGGCGGAGTTCGTAGTTGTTCAGGATATCTTTCTGAATGAGACAGCCGAGCTTGCCGATGTCGTCCTGCCTGGAGTCAGTTTTGCCGAGAAATCGGGAACATTTACGAACACCGAGCGGCGGGTGCAACTCATCCGGCCTGCGATCGAGCCGCGAGGCGAGGGCCGAGCGGATTGGCAAATCATCACCGATGTTGCCAATCAACTGGATGCAGAGTGGTCCTATCACCACCCCTCCCAGATCTTTACCGAAATGACAGGCCTGACTCCACAGTATGGGGGGATGAGTCACGAGCGTCTGGCTCGAGAAGGCGGCCTGCAGTGGCCTTGTCCGGACGAGGATCATCCAGGTACGCCGATCTTACATGCGGGAAAATTCGTGCGTGGAAAGGGTTTGTTCAGCGCTGTAGACTACATCGAGCCAGCCGAGCTGCCGGATGAGGATTTCCCGTTTGTACTCTCCACAGGGCGGGTGTTGTTTCATTGGCACGGCGGGACGTTGTCGCGGCGTTCCCCGGGCCTCGATCGCCTCGCACCTCAAGCCGAGGTGGAAATCCACCCGGATGATGCCGAAAAACTCGGCATCGTAAATGGACAGGTCGTGCAAGTAACCTCCAGGCGCGGCCGCATATCTGCATCGGCGAGAATTACGCGAAGGTCGCCACCCGGCGTAGTTTTCATGACCTTCCATTATGCGGAGTCCGCAGCGAACATACTCACACCCACCCACATCGATCCCGTGGCGAAAATCCCTGAGTACAAGTTTTCCACGGTGCGTGTGGAGCCGGTCGGTGTTCCCGAGAAGGGGTAA
- the cysS gene encoding cysteine--tRNA ligase, giving the protein MSLKIYNTMSREKEPFQTIEPGKVRMYVCGPTVYAKAHVGHAMSSLVFDVIRRYLEYRGYEVRHVMNYTDVDDKVILRAKELGVDPLELAKKFADQYDQHLKDLNIEPAQVKPKVSEEIEQIITMVSGLIDKGFAYEVDGDVYFRVARDKDYGRLSGRSLEDMRAGARLEVDQRKEDPGDFALWKAAKEGEPSWASPWGQGRPGWHIECSAMCLHHLGEQIDIHGGGNDLIFPHHENEIAQSESYTGKVFARFWVHNGMMQLGGEDMSKSTGNVYAIDDFLKMHDGDVLRMVVLNGSYRSPLTFNDEVVDQAERALERLRNGLRPALANDSAAKETGKELAQAGQKAREKFEAAMDDDFNTSGALSHIFELVKTVNQARDAGASESDLTLGQSVIRELAGVLGLRLDESVSKDHEAAPFIQMLVDVREELREIEQWQLADSIRDRLASLGVSVEDQKDGTVWRFQ; this is encoded by the coding sequence ATGTCTCTTAAGATCTACAACACGATGTCGCGCGAGAAGGAGCCTTTTCAAACCATCGAGCCCGGAAAGGTACGCATGTATGTGTGTGGCCCCACGGTATACGCGAAGGCTCATGTGGGTCATGCGATGTCTTCATTGGTCTTCGATGTGATTCGAAGGTATCTGGAATATCGCGGCTATGAAGTGCGGCACGTGATGAATTACACCGATGTGGACGATAAGGTAATCCTGCGTGCCAAAGAATTGGGCGTCGATCCGTTGGAATTGGCGAAGAAATTTGCGGATCAATACGACCAGCACTTGAAGGACTTGAATATCGAACCGGCGCAGGTTAAGCCCAAAGTCTCGGAAGAAATTGAGCAAATCATCACCATGGTTTCGGGTTTAATCGACAAGGGTTTTGCGTACGAAGTGGATGGCGATGTGTATTTCCGAGTCGCTCGCGACAAAGACTACGGCCGTCTTTCCGGACGCAGTTTAGAGGATATGCGGGCTGGGGCGCGGCTTGAAGTCGATCAGCGAAAGGAAGACCCTGGAGATTTCGCTTTGTGGAAGGCGGCAAAGGAAGGCGAACCTTCCTGGGCGAGTCCGTGGGGTCAAGGGCGGCCGGGGTGGCACATCGAATGTTCTGCGATGTGCTTGCATCATCTGGGGGAACAGATCGATATTCACGGTGGGGGCAACGATCTTATATTCCCACACCACGAAAACGAGATAGCTCAATCGGAGAGTTATACCGGCAAGGTTTTTGCCCGTTTCTGGGTGCACAATGGCATGATGCAGCTCGGCGGCGAAGATATGTCGAAATCAACAGGCAATGTCTACGCCATCGATGATTTTCTTAAAATGCACGATGGCGACGTTCTTCGCATGGTGGTGCTAAATGGATCCTACCGCAGCCCTCTGACTTTTAACGATGAGGTGGTGGATCAGGCTGAACGGGCGTTGGAACGACTTCGCAACGGATTGCGGCCTGCACTCGCAAACGATTCTGCTGCAAAGGAAACGGGGAAGGAATTGGCGCAAGCTGGGCAAAAAGCGCGCGAGAAATTCGAAGCAGCAATGGACGATGATTTCAACACTTCAGGCGCGCTGTCACACATATTCGAACTGGTAAAAACAGTAAACCAGGCCCGCGATGCAGGCGCGAGTGAATCGGATTTGACCTTGGGGCAAAGCGTGATTCGAGAACTCGCAGGAGTGCTTGGTCTTCGCCTGGATGAAAGTGTGTCGAAAGATCATGAAGCTGCGCCGTTTATCCAAATGCTGGTAGACGTGCGTGAAGAGCTTCGAGAGATCGAGCAGTGGCAGCTTGCAGACTCGATTCGGGATCGATTGGCGTCTTTGGGGGTGAGCGTAGAAGATCAAAAAGACGGCACGGTTTGGCGGTTCCAGTAA
- a CDS encoding 5'/3'-nucleotidase SurE, which yields MHILLTNDDGVFAPGLRALVGPLSTLGKLSILAPNRNWSASGHVKTMHRPLRVWHTQLADGTPALSSDGAPSDCVAMALLGLIEEPIDLVISGIN from the coding sequence ATGCACATTCTACTTACGAACGATGACGGCGTCTTTGCACCGGGGTTGCGCGCCCTGGTTGGCCCACTTAGTACGTTGGGCAAGTTGAGTATTCTTGCTCCCAACCGCAATTGGTCGGCATCGGGTCACGTCAAGACGATGCACCGGCCTCTTCGCGTTTGGCATACACAACTCGCCGATGGCACACCGGCATTATCCAGCGATGGCGCTCCCTCCGACTGCGTTGCAATGGCGCTGCTGGGACTGATCGAAGAGCCCATCGATCTGGTCATTTCAGGAATTAAC
- a CDS encoding 5'/3'-nucleotidase SurE has protein sequence DLTYSSTVMAALEAVIAGIPGIAFSLDSPQNHTEPLDYAPAAEVARIITQQLAHEQSLPLTPLNVNVPYGPIEEMRGVKITRQGTRIYRDALDRRIDPRGEQYYWIGGEAPTGVSEPDTDFWAISKGFVSITPLKTDLTADAVIPQLSALNLNLD, from the coding sequence ACGACCTGACCTACAGCAGCACCGTAATGGCGGCGCTCGAGGCGGTCATCGCAGGAATCCCGGGAATCGCATTCTCTCTCGATTCACCCCAAAACCACACCGAACCCCTCGATTATGCCCCCGCAGCTGAAGTTGCGAGGATCATCACACAACAATTGGCGCACGAACAAAGCTTGCCGCTCACCCCACTCAACGTGAATGTCCCCTATGGACCGATTGAAGAAATGCGAGGCGTGAAAATAACCCGCCAAGGGACGCGCATATATCGTGATGCACTTGATCGACGCATCGATCCTCGCGGCGAGCAATATTATTGGATCGGCGGAGAGGCGCCTACCGGAGTCTCTGAACCGGACACCGATTTCTGGGCAATCTCGAAAGGTTTCGTCTCGATCACCCCCTTGAAAACGGATCTCACCGCAGACGCGGTCATTCCGCAACTCAGTGCACTGAATCTAAACCTGGATTAG
- a CDS encoding trypsin-like peptidase domain-containing protein, whose amino-acid sequence MSSVKRKLVSMLSLLFVIVLIAACSTSSESTRTDASVPDGEESVSEESLSALESGAVSSLEDVQKAVVRIQAQGTFIDPEFGLQVNSAGGGSGFIVHPSGIAITNNHVVTGAALLRVYLNGESEPRNAKILGVSECSDLAVIDIDGDDFPYLSWYNDEVNVGLEVYAAGYPLGDPEFTLTKGIVSKAHADGESSWASVDSVLEHDATINPGNSGGPLVDANGRVVGVNYAYSLVGLNQYFAIKADEALPLIETMRKGTDVSSIGINGSAVISDDGSLSGIWVSSVKSGSPADDAGVEPGDVIVSLEDLVLSTDGTMADYCDILRTHGEDATLNIEVLRYATYELLEGQVNGRSLTTVSTFGGQTAGNTSSGGTSGGGAASGGYSSYVTISDNTYSLEVSVPVEWNDINGAQIVDDYGEIVGPSISMSSSLADYEETWSEPGAFIFATNQFSVSDYLDVVAENLNGSCDFVSSDSFSDGYYAGSLDHYSACGGVADYLILAVSPSSDPQAYMVGIEVQILSDADWEAADHLFASFDVVGQIAPAYIESEPYMTITDDYGSIQVTVPSYWVDIDGREWIDEGEVIGASIRAASDLDSLYDWKVPGVIFSASDDLAELGGYIQVLDYYREFYRDTCEFVLRDDYEDNLYRGKYDLFEKCGGSSGPDFIVLSTVWKEDQYAFIIVVQIPILSDDDWDSLSQILDSFQVIGTLP is encoded by the coding sequence GTGTCTTCGGTAAAAAGAAAGCTCGTTTCCATGTTGTCGCTGCTGTTTGTGATCGTCTTGATTGCCGCTTGCTCGACATCGAGCGAGTCAACCAGGACGGACGCTTCCGTGCCGGATGGAGAAGAAAGTGTTTCTGAGGAGTCACTATCCGCATTGGAATCGGGAGCCGTATCCAGCCTGGAAGACGTTCAAAAGGCAGTGGTGCGCATCCAGGCCCAGGGAACGTTCATCGATCCTGAATTCGGCTTGCAAGTCAATTCTGCGGGTGGCGGTTCTGGTTTTATCGTCCATCCGTCCGGTATCGCAATCACCAATAATCACGTCGTAACCGGAGCGGCGCTGCTGAGAGTGTATCTAAACGGAGAGAGCGAACCGAGAAATGCAAAAATCCTCGGGGTTTCCGAGTGTTCGGACCTGGCCGTGATCGATATCGATGGGGACGATTTTCCATATCTAAGCTGGTACAACGATGAAGTCAATGTCGGACTGGAAGTCTACGCGGCAGGATACCCGCTGGGTGATCCGGAGTTCACGCTTACGAAAGGCATCGTCTCGAAAGCCCATGCTGACGGCGAATCTTCCTGGGCTTCCGTCGACTCGGTCTTGGAACACGATGCGACGATCAATCCCGGCAACTCGGGTGGACCGTTGGTGGATGCGAATGGACGCGTTGTCGGCGTCAATTACGCCTACTCGTTGGTAGGGCTCAACCAGTACTTTGCCATCAAGGCTGATGAAGCACTGCCTTTAATCGAGACCATGCGGAAGGGGACGGATGTCAGCAGCATTGGGATCAACGGAAGCGCGGTAATCAGTGACGATGGCAGTCTCTCCGGAATCTGGGTTTCATCTGTGAAATCCGGCTCGCCCGCCGATGATGCAGGTGTTGAACCGGGAGACGTTATCGTGTCACTCGAAGACCTGGTTCTTTCGACCGACGGTACGATGGCGGATTACTGTGACATTTTGCGGACCCACGGGGAAGACGCCACATTGAACATCGAGGTGCTGCGCTACGCAACGTATGAGCTTCTGGAAGGGCAGGTCAATGGAAGATCGTTAACGACGGTTTCGACCTTCGGCGGTCAAACGGCGGGCAACACTTCCTCTGGTGGAACTTCCGGTGGCGGAGCGGCGAGCGGAGGTTATTCGTCCTACGTCACAATTTCCGATAATACGTATTCCCTCGAGGTGAGCGTGCCCGTGGAATGGAACGACATCAATGGTGCCCAAATAGTGGATGATTATGGTGAGATCGTTGGACCTTCGATTTCGATGTCATCCAGCCTCGCTGACTACGAAGAAACCTGGTCAGAACCGGGAGCGTTCATCTTTGCAACCAATCAATTTAGTGTTTCGGATTACCTGGACGTAGTGGCAGAGAATCTAAACGGAAGCTGCGATTTCGTAAGCAGTGACTCTTTTTCAGACGGATACTACGCAGGATCTCTCGATCACTACTCGGCATGTGGTGGCGTTGCCGATTACCTCATTCTGGCCGTCTCGCCATCGTCGGATCCACAAGCGTACATGGTTGGAATCGAGGTCCAGATTCTTTCTGATGCGGATTGGGAAGCTGCCGATCATCTATTCGCCAGTTTCGATGTCGTCGGGCAAATCGCACCCGCATATATTGAAAGCGAGCCGTACATGACGATCACCGATGATTATGGATCCATTCAGGTCACCGTGCCTTCGTATTGGGTCGATATCGACGGTAGGGAGTGGATTGACGAAGGTGAGGTAATAGGAGCATCGATACGAGCCGCCTCGGATCTCGATTCTTTATACGACTGGAAGGTGCCGGGTGTAATTTTCAGCGCATCGGATGATCTGGCTGAATTGGGCGGATACATCCAGGTGTTGGATTATTACAGAGAATTCTATCGAGACACCTGCGAGTTCGTTCTCAGGGATGATTACGAAGACAACCTATATCGGGGCAAATACGATCTCTTTGAGAAATGTGGAGGTTCCAGTGGTCCGGATTTCATCGTTCTATCCACAGTCTGGAAAGAGGATCAATATGCCTTCATTATCGTGGTCCAAATCCCAATCCTCTCGGATGACGATTGGGATTCGCTCAGTCAAATCCTCGACAGTTTCCAAGTAATTGGTACGCTGCCATGA
- the fdhD gene encoding formate dehydrogenase accessory sulfurtransferase FdhD, protein MMGMSSMVIDWYEYRQEWMRKSDEVIVEAGVSIFVNGVEISTLMCSPQEQDYLALGFLKSEGFLTELAEIDHLHTSEDGCCVDVWLTHEIQLPERRIVTSGCGDGVTFRDPAEDVDPLPDGEPVNPEVLFALFNRLHRPDSLHVRARGVHTSGLADGNELLFVTEDVGRHNTIDKLLGYCLSHGIETRGRTLLTTGRVSSEMLRKGAMMGCPIIASRNSPTSMSVEMARAWTIALAGYVRRNSMRVYAHPERLGCRESSIVSTSNE, encoded by the coding sequence ATGATGGGCATGAGTTCGATGGTGATTGATTGGTATGAATATCGGCAGGAATGGATGCGAAAATCCGACGAGGTGATCGTCGAAGCGGGTGTTTCGATTTTCGTAAATGGAGTCGAAATTTCGACACTCATGTGTTCGCCCCAGGAACAAGATTATCTGGCGTTGGGTTTTCTCAAGAGTGAAGGCTTTCTCACAGAACTCGCGGAGATCGATCACCTTCACACCAGCGAGGACGGCTGCTGCGTCGACGTCTGGCTCACACACGAGATCCAGCTTCCCGAACGCAGGATTGTCACCTCGGGCTGCGGTGATGGGGTGACGTTCCGCGATCCTGCTGAAGACGTCGATCCACTCCCGGACGGCGAACCGGTAAATCCCGAAGTGTTGTTTGCGCTGTTCAATCGACTGCATCGACCGGACAGTCTTCATGTGCGGGCTCGCGGCGTCCATACCTCCGGTTTGGCCGATGGGAATGAGCTGCTGTTCGTGACGGAAGACGTGGGCCGTCACAACACGATCGACAAACTGCTGGGATACTGTCTCTCGCACGGAATCGAAACCCGAGGCCGGACATTGTTGACCACCGGCCGGGTGTCATCGGAAATGCTGCGTAAAGGCGCGATGATGGGCTGTCCGATCATCGCCTCGCGCAACTCGCCGACATCGATGTCCGTGGAGATGGCGCGAGCATGGACCATAGCACTGGCAGGTTACGTTCGTCGGAACTCGATGCGCGTGTATGCACATCCCGAACGACTGGGTTGCAGGGAATCATCCATTGTGTCGACGTCGAACGAATGA
- a CDS encoding GTP-binding protein: protein MAKGKFERTKPHMNVGTIGHIDHGKTTLTAAITKYCSFFG from the coding sequence ATGGCGAAAGGCAAATTTGAACGCACAAAGCCGCACATGAACGTGGGCACGATCGGACACATCGACCACGGCAAGACGACGCTGACGGCGGCGATCACGAAGTACTGCTCGTTCTTCGG